A segment of the Phocoena sinus isolate mPhoSin1 chromosome 11, mPhoSin1.pri, whole genome shotgun sequence genome:
CCGTAGCCGCCTTGCCCGTGGCAGCCGAGCGGCGCCGATGGGGGCGCCTGGAAGTCGAAGCCCTGCGGCAGCAGCGAGGCCCCGAAGCCCAGGCCGCTCACCACGCGGTGGTACATGGGCTTGAGCGCCTGGCACTTCCGCCTGAAGCCGCGCGGCCGGCGGCGGAACGAGCCCTCCTCGAACATGAACTCGCTGGCCGGGTCGATGGTCCAGTAGTGGCCCTTGCCCGGCCGCCCGAGGCCCTTGGGCAGCTTGATGAAGCACTCATTGAGCGAGAGGTTGTGGCGCACGGAGTTCTTCCAGCCCTGGTAGGCGCCGCGGAAGAAGGGGAAGCGCGCCTGCAGGAACTGGTAGATCTCGCTGAGCGTCAGGCGCTTGGCGGGCGAGCTCTGGATGGCCATGACGATGAGCGCGATGTACGAGTAGGGCGGCTTCTCGGGCCGCCGCAGCCCCGAGCTCGCCTTCTTGGCGCCCGCGCCGCTGCCGCccgcgcccccgccgccgcccgcgctcTTGCAGGCGTTCGGGGCCGCGCCGGCCGCGCCGGAGGAGGAGGCGGACGACGACGAAGACGAGGCGGCCTccagggcggcggcggcggcggcgggcggcgggctcATCAGGGCGGCCTGGAGCGCGCCGGGGCCCGGGCTGCGGGCGCGGCGGAGCGGGGCCGGCGGCGGCCCGCCCTCGGAGGTCATCGGGGGCCCGGGAGCGGGGCCCGGCGGCGGGGGCGCGCCCGGGGCCGGGCGCGAAGGCGCGGGAGCGCGGTCGACCCAGAGGCCCGGTGGGCGCCCTAGCCCGCCGCCCGGGCTGCAGCCGCGGCCGCTCCGAGCCAGCGCTCCGCCGTCGCCTCCCTCAGCTCCGCCGGGGCTTCTGGCGGCGGCCGCGGGCCGGAGGCGACGCCCCGCGCATCCCTCCCCGGGCCTCGGGCCCGGCCTGCGCGGCGGCCTCCGGGCCGCGGAGCCGGAGCGGCCGGGCGCCGGGCGGCTGCGCGAGCGAGCGGGGACCGCGGCCGGGACCCCGGGGACGAGCCCGACGTCTCCCCTCAGGAGCGCGGCTCGCTCTGTCTCTCGGACTTCCTCCCTCCCGCGCCCTCCCCCGccgccctcctcccccccccccccgccctgccccctcctccgccACCGCCCCGGGGAGGGCGCGCTGGGCCGGCGCTCACTCCTCCCCCCCGGCCGGCCGCCCGCTCCCTCGCTTATCTCTCTCCTCGCTCTCCGGGGTCCCCCTCGGCCTTTTAATTCCTCTCTCGGATGCTCTCcgtctcccccccccaccccctttcaaaCCGCGGGATCGCAGGCCGACTCACATTGTGACGGGAAGACGCCCACCACGCCCCGCAAAACTCGGCCCCCTAGACTTTAGGAAATCGTCCTTCTCTTAGTCCCGGAcagcacccctgccccccatcccaaAGCCAGCCGCCCCTGGCGGAGCGGACccaccccttctcctccccccttccccctcctcctctcctcccctcccctcccctcccccttcccctcctccttcccctcctccccccctccttctcctccccgtCCTCCCCCCGGCCGGTCCTGGGCCGGCCGAGTGGTGCTGCCGCGGGTGCCGCCGCCAGACCTCCTTAGCCGCTGCCCCTGCGCCCGCACTGACACCGTCTGTCAGCTCATTTAGACATTGCCGCCTCCGCCACACGCCGGGGTGCCCGCGACGCCCAAAGGTAACGTGCCAACCCTCTCTCCTGTGACGGGCCTGCGGGCTCCCACCGCTGTTAGcagagggcagaggccaggctCCTTAAAGACTCTCCTTTTTAGAGACCCTGGAAACGTGGTCGAATAGGACTCCTGTTTGCATTTGTTTCCACTTCCTTTCCGTTTGCCATTTGATGTTTTGTACGAAATGCAGAAAGAAGGCCGCGCTGAGTGACAGGAGTGAGATAGCTGTATTTGTACTCAGTCCTGAAGGGGTGTGCAGCTGTCACGGGGTTTACACCCCCAGGCCCCGTGCCGCCCACCCAAGCGTGCCTGCCATCTCGAGGCTGGCTTCCGTGGGACGACACCCCACCCAGTGTGCCTGGGTCCTCTCCATCTAAGTGAGAGTCAGGCTGGGAGAGAGGATGTGCCCTCGGAGGAATCACTCCCGGTGAGACCGGACAGTTAGTTATTGGATTACACGTGCAAGGAAACGTCGTCTGACCAGGGACGGGGCTGGAAGTGGGAGGAGAACAGGAGGCCTGGGAGCCTCCGGGGCCGCACGGGGCTGATGGGGGAGGCCCCCAGGGGAGGTGCTGTGAACCGCGGACCACAGGGGCGGCGGGGCCGGGCGCCCCTCTGCGGCTGCTCAGAAAGGACCGGGGTGCAAGCGCGCGCGCTGGGCAGGCTGGGGAgtcggggcgggggcggggagaaagggagagggcgCCAGGTCTGGAGAGGGGGGCAGCCGGAGCCCCCGGGTGGAACAGGCCCGGGGCAGGCCCTGGGGCTGCACCCGCTCTGCGTGCCCAGGAGTGCTGGGGTTGCTTCTGGCCGGGTGTGCCggtggggcaggagagggaggggtgcgAGGGGTGcgagggggaggctgggggctgggttgGGCTGGCCCCAGACAGTGACCTGAAGTTGAGTGGAAGCAGGCTTTTTTCCATCAAACCCTGCCTGGATACCACACACAGAGACCGAGTGTCAGTTTACTGCCCTGAGCCCGGCTCCTTTTCCCTAAGCTCCAGTGTAATTAGacaaagaaaacctaaattaGCTGAACAGGCGTCGACAGCTTCCTCCAGAGCACCCCTGGTACCTACATGGGAATGTGTCCCAAAATGGCTTGATTGTAGCTGCGAGTCAGCTAAGAAAACACGGCCCAAATGAACTCAGTTTACTGCTCATTTccaatagaaaaaagaaacaagccgCTCTTTTCCGGATGGGATGTTTTGGTTGAGTTGGGGAAGGGGGTTTGCAGTTGTTTCCACTTCTAAGAATTCCTTTCTGAGTGACTggtgagctttttttttcctttttgataggGCCCCATTAATttcatggtatttttttctcttaccccTTTTGTCATTTTACAGGGAATAACTTAA
Coding sequences within it:
- the FOXF2 gene encoding forkhead box protein F2, giving the protein MTSEGGPPPAPLRRARSPGPGALQAALMSPPPAAAAAALEAASSSSSSASSSGAAGAAPNACKSAGGGGGAGGSGAGAKKASSGLRRPEKPPYSYIALIVMAIQSSPAKRLTLSEIYQFLQARFPFFRGAYQGWKNSVRHNLSLNECFIKLPKGLGRPGKGHYWTIDPASEFMFEEGSFRRRPRGFRRKCQALKPMYHRVVSGLGFGASLLPQGFDFQAPPSAPLGCHGQGGYGGLDMMPAGYDAGAGAPGHAHPHHHHHHHVPHMSPNPGSTYMASCPVPAGPGGVGAAGGGGGGGGGGGDYGPDSSSSPVPSSPAVASAIECHSPYTSPAAHWSSPGASPYLKQPPALTPGGTPAAPAGLHTSMSTYSLEQSYLHQNAREDLPVGLPRYQHHSTPVCDRKDFVLSFNSVSSFHPSASGPYYHHHHHQSVCQDIKPCVM